The Acidimicrobiales bacterium genome includes the window GGCGCCGCCAACGCCGCCGCCGCGGCGTCAGCCGCCGGGGGCGTCCCCCCGGGTCGACGACAGGGCCGTGACGGGTGCGTCGTCGACGTACATCAGCGCCTTCTCGAGGTGGACGATGGTGCCCTCCTCGGGGCGGGACTCGAACTTCACCCGGTCGACCAACGCGTGCATCAGGGCGATGCCCCTGCCGTTCTCCGAGCTGTCCGCCGCCGGTGGGACCGGTGCGTCAGCGTCGAAGCCCCGGCCCTGGTCGACCACCCGGATGACGCAGTCGCGCTCGGCCAGCTTCACCTGGACCTCGTACTC containing:
- a CDS encoding ATP-binding protein; its protein translation is MAVEINMALLLPRDARTIPVARHICREALRELGVESECVGDIEVALTEACTNVLEHSEAGNEYEVQVKLAERDCVIRVVDQGRGFDADAPVPPAADSSENGRGIALMHALVDRVKFESRPEEGTIVHLEKALMYVDDAPVTALSSTRGDAPGG